One window from the genome of Chroococcidiopsis sp. TS-821 encodes:
- a CDS encoding Uma2 family endonuclease → MNRTAHQFSLQEFLDLPDSDRYELVEGQLKPKILPKYKRSTLQLRLLIALNQWCEQQKYGRVRPEWGVVLKRQQKDWVPCSRSDLCVLRTATASVE, encoded by the coding sequence ATGAATCGTACTGCACATCAATTTAGCCTTCAGGAGTTTCTGGATTTACCAGACAGCGATCGCTACGAGTTGGTCGAGGGACAACTTAAACCCAAAATATTACCTAAATATAAACGTTCGACATTGCAACTACGGCTGTTAATAGCATTAAATCAATGGTGCGAGCAACAAAAATACGGTCGAGTTCGTCCTGAATGGGGTGTCGTTTTAAAACGACAGCAAAAAGATTGGGTTCCTTGTTCCCGATCTGATCTATGTGTCTTACGAACAGCTACCGCAAGCGTGGAATGA
- a CDS encoding pentapeptide repeat-containing protein, with protein MTQAANQLLKQGIIHYQTNAFEEALQSWQQALNLYRIDRDLQREGAALGNLGAAYQALGNLPEAIACFEQHLGLAQRIGDRQGRINALLNLRNAYLALDDATKASEYHQQQLALAQEILTSSTADNFTKVATMLGLNPIEDFAGVNLSGANLSNTNLKAANLQGATLSCCNLSYANLNSANLAHAILNNADLKLADLSRANLSSACLADANLSNANLRDANLQGADLQNADLRCLMPRANFTEAILTSANLCSAYLQSANLRGANLTDALLQQADLNGADLSHANLSNADLTRVELNDVKVENTQMHNAKGLSTEMKRYLLERGAIADD; from the coding sequence ATGACTCAAGCTGCTAACCAACTACTCAAACAAGGAATTATCCACTACCAAACAAACGCATTTGAGGAAGCATTACAATCTTGGCAACAAGCGTTAAATTTATATCGCATAGATCGAGACTTGCAACGCGAAGGTGCAGCATTAGGAAACTTGGGTGCAGCGTATCAAGCTTTAGGAAATTTACCAGAAGCGATCGCGTGTTTTGAGCAACATTTAGGATTAGCGCAGCGCATAGGCGATCGCCAAGGTCGAATTAACGCATTATTAAACTTAAGAAACGCTTACTTAGCCCTTGATGATGCCACAAAAGCGAGTGAATACCACCAGCAGCAGTTAGCTTTAGCCCAAGAAATCTTAACTTCCTCTACCGCCGATAATTTTACAAAAGTCGCCACAATGCTTGGCTTAAACCCAATTGAAGATTTTGCGGGAGTAAATTTAAGCGGTGCTAACCTTAGTAATACAAACCTCAAAGCAGCAAATCTGCAAGGTGCTACATTGAGTTGCTGCAATCTGAGTTATGCTAATCTCAATTCTGCTAATTTAGCGCACGCAATTCTTAACAATGCCGATCTCAAACTTGCTGATTTAAGTCGTGCTAACTTATCTAGTGCTTGTTTAGCCGATGCTAATCTTAGCAATGCCAATCTCCGCGATGCTAACTTGCAAGGTGCTGATTTGCAAAATGCTGATTTACGTTGTTTAATGCCTCGTGCTAACTTTACTGAGGCAATACTAACGAGTGCTAACTTGTGTAGTGCATATTTGCAAAGTGCAAACCTGCGTGGTGCTAATCTCACAGACGCACTACTGCAACAAGCTGATTTAAATGGCGCAGATTTGAGTCATGCAAACTTAAGTAACGCAGACTTGACTCGCGTTGAACTTAATGATGTGAAAGTAGAAAACACTCAAATGCACAATGCCAAAGGACTTTCTACTGAGATGAAGCGTTACTTGCTAGAACGCGGTGCTATCGCTGACGATTGA
- a CDS encoding TetR/AcrR family transcriptional regulator, giving the protein MQVFHRPSQSEESSRDRILKAAQRLFARQGYDGTTTRDLAVAAGVAEGTLFRHFANKKAILIEIATQGWVEILTDLLTELSEMGSYKAVAQVMQRRMWNFHKNADMMRVCFMEAQFHPDLRDRIQAEVINKMTDVAEAFFQTAMERGIYRKMNPKIVAQVFLGMFAIAGFSHNTLMEPDASPKAMQEMAEGLADIFLNGVLERGE; this is encoded by the coding sequence ATGCAAGTTTTTCATCGTCCTTCCCAATCTGAAGAATCTTCCCGCGATCGCATTTTAAAAGCAGCACAGCGATTGTTTGCCCGTCAAGGCTATGATGGCACGACAACGCGCGATTTAGCCGTTGCAGCAGGCGTTGCAGAAGGAACGCTATTTCGTCATTTTGCTAATAAGAAGGCGATTTTGATTGAAATTGCTACGCAAGGCTGGGTAGAAATTCTCACCGATTTGCTCACGGAACTAAGCGAAATGGGTAGCTACAAGGCGGTAGCACAAGTGATGCAGCGGCGGATGTGGAATTTCCATAAAAATGCCGATATGATGCGCGTGTGTTTTATGGAAGCGCAGTTTCACCCCGATCTACGCGATCGCATTCAAGCCGAAGTGATTAACAAAATGACGGATGTTGCTGAAGCATTCTTTCAAACCGCGATGGAACGGGGAATTTACCGCAAAATGAATCCGAAAATTGTCGCGCAAGTATTTTTGGGAATGTTTGCGATCGCAGGTTTTAGTCACAATACACTTATGGAACCAGATGCATCTCCCAAAGCTATGCAAGAAATGGCAGAAGGACTTGCGGATATTTTTCTCAATGGTGTGTTAGAGAGGGGTGAGTGA
- a CDS encoding SDR family oxidoreductase, producing MNSEFQGKRALVTGGNKGIGFAICQGLLQAGFEVIMAARSLDKAKAATQKLPVNASVRVVQLDVTDDDSIRRAAEQLSQEIDALDVLVNNAGVYPDRGVNILNVSRSILQQAMNTNTFGPIHVTQAFLPLLQKATQARVINVSSGYGELNGLSADVPSYCLSKLALNGATIMLAEALQSQGIVVYAMCPGWVKTDMGGENAPRSPEQGADTAIWLATEASTDLSGKFFRDRQEISY from the coding sequence ATGAATTCTGAATTTCAAGGAAAACGGGCACTTGTGACTGGCGGTAATAAAGGCATTGGATTTGCAATTTGTCAAGGGTTACTGCAAGCAGGTTTTGAGGTAATTATGGCAGCGCGATCGCTTGATAAAGCCAAAGCAGCAACGCAAAAGTTACCTGTGAATGCATCTGTGCGTGTTGTGCAACTTGATGTCACCGATGATGATAGTATTCGCCGTGCAGCAGAACAATTAAGTCAAGAAATTGACGCTTTAGATGTTCTTGTTAACAATGCGGGAGTCTACCCAGATCGAGGCGTAAATATTCTCAATGTCTCGCGTAGTATACTGCAACAGGCAATGAATACCAATACCTTTGGTCCCATTCACGTTACGCAAGCTTTCCTCCCATTATTGCAAAAAGCGACTCAAGCCCGCGTGATTAATGTTTCAAGTGGTTACGGGGAACTGAATGGATTATCTGCGGATGTCCCTAGTTATTGTTTATCCAAACTTGCACTCAATGGCGCAACAATTATGCTTGCAGAAGCGCTACAATCGCAAGGAATTGTAGTTTATGCGATGTGTCCTGGTTGGGTAAAAACTGACATGGGTGGAGAGAATGCACCGCGATCGCCAGAACAAGGCGCAGATACCGCAATTTGGTTAGCAACGGAAGCATCAACCGATCTCAGTGGCAAGTTTTTCCGCGATCGCCAGGAGATTTCTTATTAA
- a CDS encoding ABC transporter substrate-binding protein codes for MNLKTVKPGYLTIAASNFDARPMTYLEGERLGYEPDVARAVCAKLGLEPEWINIPWIEFYPTLAAKQCDVVWFNQAITEERRTRANFTQPYGFFDEAVLVQTKSEIYSAADLAGLRVGGLATSTNLQLAESFGDVEIVPFPGSDRVLPEMLEALRKGEIDALVDDELVLIAAAKLDPNLRIAFSVPTRIPFGIAVHQENLELLRSLDDTLTALIQEGKLAEIWHRWIPEKEFPIQW; via the coding sequence ATGAACTTAAAAACAGTTAAACCAGGTTATCTAACCATTGCCGCAAGTAATTTTGATGCTCGTCCGATGACGTATCTAGAAGGAGAACGTTTAGGATACGAGCCAGACGTCGCACGGGCAGTATGTGCCAAACTGGGATTAGAGCCAGAATGGATAAACATACCGTGGATTGAATTTTATCCAACCTTAGCGGCAAAACAGTGTGATGTCGTTTGGTTTAATCAAGCAATTACCGAAGAACGCCGTACTCGTGCCAATTTTACGCAACCGTATGGCTTCTTTGATGAAGCTGTGTTAGTTCAAACAAAAAGTGAAATTTACTCGGCTGCTGACTTAGCAGGGTTACGTGTAGGAGGATTAGCAACAAGTACCAACTTGCAACTAGCTGAAAGTTTTGGTGATGTCGAGATTGTGCCTTTTCCTGGTAGCGATCGCGTTTTACCAGAGATGCTAGAAGCGTTACGCAAAGGTGAAATTGATGCGTTGGTAGATGATGAATTAGTTTTAATTGCGGCTGCTAAGCTAGATCCAAACTTGCGCATTGCGTTTAGCGTACCGACACGCATTCCGTTTGGGATAGCAGTGCATCAAGAGAATTTAGAATTGTTGCGATCGCTCGACGATACTCTTACTGCATTAATTCAAGAAGGTAAGCTAGCTGAAATTTGGCACCGCTGGATTCCCGAAAAAGAATTTCCCATACAATGGTGA
- a CDS encoding phytanoyl-CoA dioxygenase family protein encodes MIKLTTLDINKFNNDGFLVIPQLIDADLVARLIARIEPLFSGEFETGIYPDEWYWRPGLSLPDVTREMCNVWKSDLTIASVVLSAEIGRLSATLAGWNGARIGQDSLWWKPAGGKEVALHQDATYIKYIDPPEMITCWIALDDTSADAGTIEYVRGSHKWRLLDRVAEFHAPTGGYRAQMLQAAAEMGISNPEIVQVEIPAGGCVFHHGNAWHGSGKNTRTDKVRRSLGVHTLSSEAKFRPTGAGYIYGRYQRVGDTTMDESFFPILWTKNGDRTPFLADYCKDALAKSRVLVG; translated from the coding sequence ATGATAAAATTAACTACATTAGATATAAATAAGTTTAATAACGATGGTTTTTTGGTTATTCCTCAATTAATTGATGCTGACTTAGTGGCACGTTTAATTGCAAGAATTGAACCGTTGTTTTCGGGTGAGTTTGAAACAGGAATTTATCCTGATGAATGGTATTGGCGTCCTGGATTAAGCTTACCGGATGTTACTAGAGAAATGTGTAATGTTTGGAAAAGTGACTTAACAATTGCCAGTGTGGTTTTATCCGCAGAAATTGGGCGTTTGAGTGCAACTTTAGCAGGATGGAATGGTGCGAGAATTGGACAAGATAGCTTATGGTGGAAACCTGCTGGTGGTAAAGAAGTCGCACTGCATCAAGATGCAACTTATATTAAATACATCGATCCACCAGAGATGATCACGTGTTGGATTGCCTTAGATGATACCAGTGCCGATGCTGGTACGATTGAGTATGTGAGAGGTTCGCACAAATGGCGCTTGCTCGATCGCGTGGCAGAATTTCACGCACCTACTGGCGGATATCGCGCGCAAATGCTACAAGCTGCGGCAGAAATGGGAATTAGCAATCCTGAAATTGTGCAGGTAGAAATTCCGGCGGGAGGCTGCGTTTTTCATCACGGTAATGCGTGGCACGGTTCAGGGAAAAATACCAGAACCGATAAAGTACGTCGCAGTTTAGGGGTACATACACTCTCATCAGAAGCGAAGTTTCGTCCTACAGGTGCAGGATACATCTACGGACGTTATCAGCGCGTGGGCGATACGACAATGGATGAGAGTTTCTTTCCAATATTGTGGACAAAAAACGGCGATCGCACTCCTTTTTTAGCTGATTACTGCAAAGATGCATTAGCAAAGTCACGAGTTTTGGTAGGGTAG
- a CDS encoding aminopeptidase P family protein — MFAAPVVLWSGRRSPRNFAANTFPFRASSHFLYFAGLPLENAAICLEAGQLTLFIDDPSPSYTLWHGETPTKEEIAQKIGADAVFPMAELPAHLAGVATIPVQDAATWTEQTQLLDRWVLPERPLEGIDLELAKAIITLRLIHDAGALAELRKAAAVTVKAHQAGMVATRSAKTEADIRAAMESAIIAENMSCAYASIVTIHGEVLHNDRYHNIINPGDLLLADVGAETATGWAADVTRTWAVSGKFSSTQRDIYDIVLAAHDACIAKVSPGVEYRDLHFLAATTIAEGLVNLGILRGNVEDLVERDVHALFFPHGVGHLLGLDVHDMEDLGDLAGYEPGRTRSDRFGLGYLRLDRPLRSGMLVTIEPGFYQVPAILNNPEVRTAYQDAVNWELLAQFTDVRGIRIEDDVLVTDTGSEVLTAALPTQVEDIEQLVGG, encoded by the coding sequence ATTTTTGCTGCACCCGTTGTATTATGGTCAGGGCGTCGCAGTCCGCGTAATTTTGCGGCGAATACGTTTCCGTTTCGCGCTAGCAGTCATTTTCTTTATTTTGCTGGGCTACCGTTAGAAAATGCGGCGATTTGTTTAGAAGCTGGGCAATTAACTTTATTTATCGACGATCCGTCGCCTAGTTATACATTGTGGCATGGAGAAACACCGACAAAAGAAGAGATTGCTCAAAAAATTGGGGCTGACGCTGTTTTCCCCATGGCAGAATTACCAGCACACTTAGCCGGAGTAGCAACAATTCCAGTGCAAGATGCGGCGACTTGGACAGAACAAACGCAGTTACTCGACCGTTGGGTATTGCCAGAAAGACCGTTAGAAGGCATTGATTTAGAATTAGCAAAAGCAATTATTACTCTACGCCTGATTCACGATGCGGGTGCGTTAGCTGAATTACGCAAAGCTGCGGCGGTGACAGTAAAGGCACATCAAGCCGGAATGGTAGCAACTCGGAGTGCTAAAACTGAAGCTGATATTCGCGCGGCGATGGAAAGTGCGATTATCGCAGAGAATATGAGTTGTGCGTATGCAAGTATTGTGACGATTCATGGCGAAGTGTTGCACAACGATCGCTATCACAACATAATTAACCCTGGAGATTTATTGCTTGCAGATGTAGGTGCGGAAACTGCGACAGGTTGGGCAGCAGACGTGACGCGGACTTGGGCAGTTTCGGGTAAGTTTTCATCTACCCAAAGAGATATTTACGATATTGTATTAGCTGCCCACGATGCTTGCATTGCTAAAGTTTCTCCAGGTGTTGAGTATCGCGATCTTCATTTTTTGGCAGCAACGACGATTGCGGAAGGGTTAGTGAATTTAGGCATTTTGCGGGGGAACGTAGAAGACTTAGTCGAAAGGGATGTCCATGCGTTGTTTTTCCCGCATGGTGTCGGTCATTTACTCGGCTTGGATGTTCATGATATGGAAGATCTAGGCGATTTGGCAGGGTATGAACCAGGAAGAACAAGAAGCGATCGCTTTGGTTTAGGATATCTGCGTTTGGATCGTCCTTTACGTTCTGGAATGCTGGTGACAATTGAACCTGGCTTTTATCAAGTTCCCGCAATTTTAAATAATCCCGAAGTCCGCACTGCGTATCAGGATGCTGTTAACTGGGAACTCTTGGCGCAGTTTACCGATGTACGCGGAATTCGGATTGAAGATGATGTGCTGGTTACAGACACAGGAAGCGAGGTATTAACCGCAGCTTTACCCACCCAAGTCGAGGATATTGAACAGTTAGTAGGTGGATAA
- the glnT gene encoding type III glutamate--ammonia ligase, which yields MTTTLTRGKALAELAKELQLDFFLVSYTDLLGGTRAKLVPAAKITTVENDGACFAPFASNLGLGPDAHDIAAVPDPNSLIVLPWQQNVGWLASDVYLDGEPFAASPRVIFKKVLQQCENLGYSYKTGVEAEFFLLKKSEQGYQIADTQDTATRPCYDQLNLMRQFELISTLVGYMEELGWEPYQCDHEDANGQFEINWTYSDALTTCDRHVFFKYMVKTLAEQRGLTATFMPKPFSQLTGNGAHIHMSLWNDGQNIFADATEEMGLSNIAYEFLAGVLAHGRGLAALCSPTINSYRRIGATTTASGSTWSPRYISYGGNNRTHMIRIPEGGRFECRLVDGAANLYLALAGILAAGMEGMAKHLTAGKRLDENMFVRGLEFSDLPTLPTSLLEALQCLEKDSLLMQTLGEQAAKTFLDFKYHEWNSYNAQVTSWEVEQYVNC from the coding sequence GTGACGACAACCTTGACCCGAGGCAAAGCCCTAGCCGAGTTAGCCAAAGAATTACAACTCGATTTTTTTCTTGTATCTTACACTGACTTGTTGGGAGGAACCCGTGCTAAGCTCGTTCCCGCTGCGAAGATTACGACAGTAGAAAACGATGGAGCTTGCTTTGCGCCGTTTGCGAGTAATCTAGGTTTAGGACCTGATGCGCATGATATTGCGGCTGTACCCGACCCCAATTCGCTGATTGTGCTACCGTGGCAACAGAATGTTGGTTGGCTAGCAAGTGACGTATATTTAGATGGCGAACCGTTTGCTGCATCGCCGCGCGTCATTTTTAAGAAAGTGCTGCAACAGTGCGAAAATCTGGGTTACAGCTACAAAACCGGAGTTGAAGCTGAGTTTTTCTTACTTAAAAAAAGCGAACAAGGTTATCAAATTGCAGATACACAAGATACTGCCACGCGCCCTTGCTACGATCAGTTGAACTTGATGCGGCAATTTGAATTAATTTCCACACTCGTGGGATATATGGAAGAGTTGGGTTGGGAACCGTATCAGTGCGACCATGAAGATGCCAACGGTCAATTTGAAATTAACTGGACGTATAGTGATGCCTTGACAACGTGCGATCGCCATGTGTTTTTCAAGTACATGGTGAAAACTCTAGCCGAACAACGCGGTTTAACTGCCACATTCATGCCCAAGCCCTTCAGTCAGCTTACCGGAAACGGCGCACATATCCACATGAGTTTGTGGAATGACGGTCAAAATATCTTTGCCGACGCTACCGAAGAAATGGGATTATCAAATATAGCGTATGAATTTCTTGCAGGTGTTCTAGCGCATGGTCGTGGATTAGCAGCACTCTGTAGCCCAACGATTAATTCATACCGCCGTATTGGTGCAACAACAACTGCATCTGGTAGTACCTGGAGTCCCCGTTATATTTCTTATGGTGGAAACAATCGCACGCACATGATCCGCATTCCTGAAGGCGGGCGCTTTGAGTGTCGTCTTGTCGATGGTGCAGCGAATCTTTATCTTGCTTTAGCGGGTATTTTAGCAGCAGGGATGGAAGGAATGGCAAAACATCTCACAGCAGGAAAACGGCTAGATGAAAATATGTTTGTGCGAGGTTTAGAATTTTCTGATTTACCAACTCTACCAACAAGTTTACTCGAAGCCCTGCAATGCTTAGAAAAAGATTCCTTATTGATGCAAACTTTAGGAGAACAAGCGGCAAAAACCTTTCTCGATTTTAAATATCACGAGTGGAACAGTTACAATGCGCAAGTGACAAGCTGGGAAGTTGAGCAGTATGTTAACTGCTAA
- a CDS encoding gamma-glutamyl-gamma-aminobutyrate hydrolase family protein: MIQPPIIGITTSGHAQTSSYCLPSSYAAAVKAAGGIAVLIPPSEPTASEIILQRIDGVIFSGGGDIDPAIYNGVMHPTIYNVDPERDRAEIALAKAALNSDIPILGICRGLEILAVATGGTLIPHLPDEYGEVVTHRAEELLSIQHSVDLIPDSRLAKEIIGTTTVDVVSWHHQAVRTISSEWHITGWAADGVIEALEHKYHPWAIALQWHPELSSSVDPLQHRIFQAFIAATRQVAMANCEY, translated from the coding sequence ATGATACAGCCTCCGATAATTGGAATTACCACCTCTGGTCACGCTCAAACAAGTAGTTATTGCTTACCTAGTTCGTATGCAGCAGCCGTTAAAGCCGCTGGTGGAATAGCAGTATTGATTCCTCCAAGTGAACCCACAGCAAGCGAGATAATTTTACAAAGAATTGATGGAGTAATCTTCTCCGGTGGCGGAGATATTGATCCGGCAATTTACAACGGTGTCATGCATCCGACAATTTATAATGTCGATCCGGAACGCGATCGCGCCGAAATTGCCTTAGCCAAAGCCGCATTAAACTCTGATATTCCTATACTTGGTATTTGTCGCGGCTTAGAAATCCTTGCAGTTGCAACTGGAGGAACGTTGATTCCCCATCTTCCTGATGAGTATGGTGAAGTAGTAACGCATCGCGCTGAAGAATTACTATCAATTCAACATTCAGTAGATCTGATTCCTGATAGTCGTCTCGCCAAAGAAATCATCGGTACAACCACAGTCGATGTCGTCTCTTGGCATCATCAAGCTGTACGTACTATATCTTCAGAATGGCACATTACCGGATGGGCGGCGGATGGAGTTATCGAAGCCCTCGAACACAAGTATCACCCTTGGGCGATCGCATTGCAATGGCATCCTGAACTTTCGAGTAGCGTCGATCCTTTACAACATCGGATTTTCCAAGCTTTTATTGCCGCAACACGTCAAGTAGCAATGGCTAACTGCGAATATTAA
- a CDS encoding pitrilysin family protein, which produces MLMYWVGTSRSQRRVNWIGLWLVALLLVVMLRLPAVAGAVHFTELQFAPLPEVQIPEYTRFVTDNGMIVYLLEDRELPLVSGTALFRTGQRWEPPEKTGLAGLTGTVMRTGGTKQHSGDELNELLEQRAATVETSISTASGSASFNALSEDLETVFGLFAEVIRQPVFAQDKLDLAKTQLRGSIARRNDEPGSIAQREFQKLIYGDDSPYARIPEYQTVDNISREDVVNFYREYFYPNNMILGIVGDFDSQQMRSLIQKYFASWQPNPGMQLPELPTVCQAKLGGIFLVDQPQLTQSYLQIGHLGGQFNSPDYAALDVMNGVLNGFGGRLFNNVRSRQGLAYSVYGAWSPRYDYPGLFIAGGQTRSDATVSFIQAMQTEIERLKTELVTPEELALAKDSVLNSFVFNFEDPAQTLTRLLRYEYYGYPADFLFRYRQAVEATTAEDIQRVAQTHLKPENLVTLVVGNASAIQPPLTALASEVTSIDITIPEPEPIATK; this is translated from the coding sequence ATGTTGATGTATTGGGTTGGTACGAGTCGGAGTCAGCGGCGTGTTAATTGGATCGGGCTTTGGTTGGTGGCGCTGCTGTTAGTAGTAATGTTGCGGTTACCTGCAGTTGCGGGAGCGGTGCATTTTACTGAGTTGCAGTTTGCGCCGTTGCCAGAGGTACAAATACCAGAATATACGCGCTTCGTGACGGATAATGGCATGATTGTGTATCTGCTGGAAGATCGCGAATTGCCGTTGGTAAGTGGTACGGCGTTGTTTCGCACTGGACAGCGCTGGGAACCTCCAGAGAAAACGGGTTTAGCTGGTTTGACAGGAACAGTGATGCGCACCGGAGGAACGAAACAGCATTCTGGTGATGAACTTAATGAGTTATTAGAACAACGGGCAGCTACGGTAGAAACGTCGATTAGTACTGCTTCGGGTTCGGCAAGTTTCAATGCATTGAGTGAAGATCTTGAAACGGTGTTTGGGTTGTTTGCTGAGGTAATTCGTCAACCGGTGTTTGCGCAGGATAAGTTGGATTTAGCGAAAACGCAGTTGCGTGGAAGTATTGCACGGCGTAATGATGAACCTGGTAGCATTGCCCAGCGCGAGTTTCAGAAGTTAATCTACGGTGATGATAGTCCGTATGCGCGGATTCCTGAGTACCAAACGGTAGATAATATTTCGCGAGAAGATGTTGTGAATTTCTATCGCGAGTACTTCTATCCTAATAATATGATTTTGGGAATTGTGGGGGATTTTGACTCGCAACAAATGCGATCGCTTATCCAAAAGTATTTTGCCAGCTGGCAACCGAATCCTGGAATGCAACTACCAGAGTTACCAACAGTATGTCAAGCAAAGCTTGGTGGTATCTTCTTGGTAGATCAACCGCAACTAACGCAAAGTTATTTACAAATTGGGCATTTGGGCGGTCAATTTAATAGCCCTGATTATGCGGCACTAGATGTGATGAATGGGGTATTAAATGGCTTTGGTGGGCGGTTATTTAATAATGTGCGATCGCGTCAAGGTTTAGCTTACTCGGTGTACGGCGCGTGGAGTCCGCGTTATGACTATCCTGGTTTATTCATCGCTGGCGGACAAACGCGATCTGATGCCACAGTGTCGTTTATTCAAGCAATGCAAACAGAAATTGAACGCCTCAAAACAGAATTAGTCACGCCAGAAGAACTTGCTTTAGCGAAAGATTCTGTTCTCAATTCTTTTGTGTTCAACTTTGAAGACCCAGCACAAACTCTAACGCGACTTTTACGTTACGAATACTACGGCTATCCTGCCGATTTTCTCTTCCGCTATCGTCAAGCTGTCGAAGCCACTACGGCTGAAGATATCCAACGCGTCGCCCAAACTCACCTCAAACCGGAAAACTTAGTCACTTTAGTCGTAGGTAACGCCAGTGCAATTCAACCACCATTAACAGCACTAGCATCAGAAGTGACATCAATCGACATCACAATTCCTGAACCAGAACCTATTGCCACAAAATAA
- a CDS encoding pitrilysin family protein: MSLKRCCQLFLPHHVRWRIFTFLIIILFSWASLPAVAFARTQTPTSESIQPYLDRVIAQLSEFRLENGIKFIVLERHRAPVVSFLTYADVGGADEPDGKTGIAHYLEHLAFKGTQRIGTTDYAAEKPLLDRLDELDAQIRAAQARGNKAEVARLQAEFEQVQAQAQSFVKQNELGQIVEQAGGVGLNANTSADATRYFYSFPSNKLELWMSLESERFLEPVFREFYEEKDVILEERRLRVDNSPIGQMVEKFLDTAFTKHPYRRPVIGYEEDICNLTRQDLQDFFDTHYVPSNLTIAVIGDVDAKQVQQLAKIYFGRYKAKPAPPSVEVSEPPQKQQREFELRLRSQPWYLEGYHRPAITDPDHVVYDIIGRLLSDGRTSRLYRSLVERQRLALSAQGFSGFPGDKHQNVMLFYALTAPGHTANEVGAALRQEIERLKTEPVSAMELDRVKTQARAGLLRSLQSNMGMAQLLLEYEVKTGSWRNLFKELEAIQAVTAADVQRVAQATFTAQNRTIGRLVPQG; this comes from the coding sequence ATGAGTTTGAAACGTTGTTGCCAATTGTTCTTACCTCATCATGTAAGATGGCGAATATTCACTTTCTTAATCATTATTTTATTTTCTTGGGCATCGTTGCCAGCAGTTGCCTTTGCCCGTACGCAAACACCAACGTCGGAATCGATCCAGCCTTATTTAGACCGCGTTATCGCTCAACTGAGTGAGTTTCGTTTAGAAAATGGCATAAAATTTATTGTTTTAGAACGCCATCGAGCGCCTGTTGTTTCGTTTCTTACTTATGCTGATGTCGGTGGCGCGGATGAACCTGATGGTAAAACAGGAATCGCACACTATTTGGAACATTTAGCATTTAAGGGAACGCAACGCATTGGCACAACTGATTACGCAGCAGAAAAGCCACTGTTAGATCGCCTGGATGAACTCGATGCCCAAATTCGTGCAGCGCAAGCTAGGGGAAACAAAGCGGAAGTCGCCCGCTTGCAGGCTGAATTTGAACAAGTGCAAGCACAAGCTCAGAGTTTTGTCAAGCAAAACGAACTAGGGCAAATCGTCGAACAAGCAGGTGGCGTTGGTTTGAATGCGAATACTTCAGCCGATGCAACGCGCTATTTCTATAGTTTTCCAAGTAATAAGTTAGAACTGTGGATGTCGTTAGAGTCGGAGCGATTTCTAGAACCTGTCTTTCGAGAGTTTTATGAAGAAAAAGATGTCATCTTAGAAGAACGGCGATTAAGAGTTGATAATTCTCCTATTGGTCAAATGGTGGAGAAGTTTCTCGATACGGCATTTACGAAGCATCCTTATCGTCGTCCGGTAATTGGTTACGAAGAAGATATCTGCAACTTGACGCGGCAAGACTTACAAGATTTTTTTGATACACACTATGTACCGAGTAATTTAACAATTGCCGTGATTGGTGATGTTGATGCTAAGCAGGTACAGCAGTTAGCAAAAATTTACTTTGGACGTTACAAAGCAAAACCTGCTCCCCCTAGTGTAGAAGTTTCTGAACCACCGCAAAAGCAACAGCGCGAATTTGAATTACGGTTGCGATCGCAGCCTTGGTATCTAGAAGGCTATCATCGTCCGGCAATTACCGATCCAGATCATGTTGTTTACGACATCATTGGTAGATTACTGAGTGATGGTCGCACGTCGCGGTTGTATAGATCTTTAGTTGAACGACAAAGATTAGCCCTTTCTGCCCAAGGTTTTAGCGGATTTCCAGGGGATAAGCACCAAAATGTCATGTTATTTTATGCGTTAACGGCTCCTGGTCATACTGCAAATGAAGTGGGTGCAGCGTTGAGACAGGAGATTGAACGGTTGAAGACAGAACCTGTCTCGGCTATGGAGTTGGACCGCGTAAAAACGCAAGCAAGGGCAGGATTATTGCGATCGCTGCAATCGAATATGGGTATGGCGCAGTTGTTGTTGGAATATGAAGTGAAAACTGGCTCCTGGCGCAATTTATTTAAGGAGTTGGAGGCGATTCAAGCAGTGACGGCTGCGGATGTTCAGCGCGTAGCGCAGGCGACTTTTACAGCTCAGAATCGTACGATCGGACGGTTAGTGCCGCAGGGTTGA